One Streptomyces sp. V4I8 genomic window carries:
- a CDS encoding M1 family metallopeptidase, translating to MHRRIMAPGALAAATLMLAIPASAASHSPGAPGIGDPYYPAYGNGGYDVSHYDLRLKYQPATDELEGTATLLARTTQDLSRFNLDFLLDVSEVRVNGVKASFATSGEHELEITPKKPLAKGTDVTVVVRYRGVPSSKKAYGFTSWHRTPDGGVGANEPEAAWWWFPSNDHPLDKATYDVSVQVPDGTQAISNGTLQSTSSRLGWTRYNWRSNKPQATYLATLAVGRFDVTTGTSESGIPVINAYSKDLGDKTGAAKASIERTGEIADWLSGYFGPYPYNALGGYVPNTDTGYALETQTRPFYSPANFANGSNTSVVVHELAHQWYGDLVSVKDWKDIWVNEGFARYAQWLWSEHEGEGTAQEIADYVYASRAAGDAFWKVRPGDPGPENQFHIAVYDRGALALQALRNEIGDDAFFAILKGWTQKYAYGNASVADFQRYAEEVSGQPLAALFDTWLFQPSKPGAAAAGAASIARASGVPGQPASWKKIAATNGVHEH from the coding sequence GTGCACCGCAGAATCATGGCGCCGGGCGCACTCGCAGCCGCCACTCTGATGCTGGCGATCCCGGCGTCGGCCGCGAGCCACTCCCCCGGCGCTCCGGGCATCGGCGACCCCTACTACCCGGCCTACGGCAACGGCGGATACGACGTCTCCCACTACGACCTGCGGCTGAAGTACCAGCCGGCCACGGACGAGTTGGAGGGGACGGCGACCCTGCTGGCGAGGACGACGCAGGATCTGTCCCGGTTCAATCTGGACTTTCTGCTGGACGTCAGCGAGGTCCGGGTCAACGGCGTGAAGGCGTCGTTCGCGACCTCGGGCGAGCACGAGCTGGAGATCACACCGAAGAAGCCGCTGGCCAAGGGCACGGACGTCACGGTGGTCGTGCGCTACCGAGGGGTGCCGTCGTCGAAGAAGGCGTACGGCTTCACCAGCTGGCACCGCACCCCGGACGGCGGGGTCGGGGCGAACGAACCCGAGGCCGCCTGGTGGTGGTTCCCCAGCAACGACCACCCGCTCGACAAGGCGACGTACGACGTCTCGGTGCAGGTCCCGGACGGCACCCAGGCCATCTCCAACGGCACCCTGCAGTCGACGAGTTCACGGCTGGGCTGGACCCGCTACAACTGGCGCTCGAACAAGCCTCAGGCGACGTATCTCGCCACGCTCGCCGTCGGCAGGTTCGACGTGACCACAGGGACCAGCGAGAGCGGCATCCCGGTCATCAACGCCTACAGCAAGGACCTGGGCGACAAGACCGGTGCGGCGAAGGCGAGCATCGAGCGGACCGGGGAGATCGCCGACTGGCTCTCCGGGTATTTCGGGCCGTACCCCTACAACGCGCTCGGCGGGTACGTCCCGAACACCGACACCGGGTACGCGCTGGAGACGCAGACCCGGCCGTTCTACAGCCCGGCGAACTTCGCCAACGGGTCGAACACCTCCGTCGTCGTCCATGAGCTGGCCCATCAGTGGTACGGCGACCTGGTGTCCGTCAAGGACTGGAAGGACATCTGGGTCAACGAGGGCTTCGCGCGGTACGCGCAGTGGCTGTGGTCGGAGCACGAGGGCGAGGGGACGGCGCAGGAGATCGCCGACTACGTGTACGCCTCGCGTGCGGCCGGCGATGCCTTCTGGAAGGTGCGGCCCGGTGACCCCGGTCCGGAGAACCAGTTCCACATCGCGGTCTACGACCGGGGCGCGCTGGCCCTGCAGGCGCTGCGCAACGAGATCGGTGACGACGCCTTCTTCGCCATCCTCAAGGGCTGGACGCAGAAGTACGCCTACGGCAACGCGTCGGTGGCCGACTTCCAGCGGTACGCCGAGGAGGTGTCCGGGCAGCCGCTGGCGGCGCTCTTCGACACCTGGCTGTTCCAGCCGTCGAAGCCGGGCGCCGCCGCGGCGGGGGCGGCTTCGATCGCGAGGGCGTCCGGTGTTCCCGGGCAGCCTGCGTCCTGGAAGAAGATCGCCGCGACGAACGGCGTGCACGAGCACTGA
- a CDS encoding oxidoreductase — MSAEYATFGLAPAMRAGGVLANGDYQVHRDFVDFIVDGRPLLFQLSDLDAVSPLASDVPPAIFTAQVRSLLLEAAAPLPGGRYVIYGCPDCEDLACGAVTALIDKDGDDYIWRDFAWQTDEHADLQLNGYHGIGPFRFRATEYRAALGSLLDRDSEAPRRRVLLIGARVALLAKLAAALRTIGIGAEITHEVSGVAADELRTYGAVAFGRGIGEEQRAAVRRAFADAGVEVAYVDGLAPIVPLLVAQIEHALDRSPAEQRRLTRLVAADGEAGVEVTSPCRVRLTTYRVDRLYRTHAHEVFDGVLEAGRHRIALDAKAVKGESYVVARTSGSVLVEAVALR, encoded by the coding sequence ATGTCTGCCGAGTACGCGACCTTCGGCCTGGCACCGGCGATGCGTGCCGGTGGCGTCCTCGCCAACGGTGACTACCAGGTGCACCGGGACTTCGTGGACTTCATCGTCGACGGACGCCCGCTGCTGTTCCAGCTCTCCGACCTCGACGCCGTCTCCCCGCTCGCCTCCGACGTCCCGCCCGCCATCTTCACCGCCCAGGTCCGCAGCCTGCTCCTGGAGGCGGCAGCCCCGCTTCCAGGCGGCCGGTATGTCATCTACGGCTGCCCGGACTGCGAGGACCTCGCCTGCGGCGCCGTCACCGCGCTCATCGACAAGGACGGCGACGACTACATCTGGCGGGACTTCGCCTGGCAGACCGACGAACACGCCGACCTGCAGCTCAACGGCTACCACGGCATCGGACCCTTCCGCTTCCGGGCCACCGAGTACCGCGCGGCGCTCGGCTCCCTGCTCGACCGTGACTCCGAGGCGCCACGGCGCCGCGTACTCCTCATCGGCGCCCGCGTCGCCCTCCTGGCCAAGCTCGCCGCCGCCCTGCGCACCATCGGCATCGGCGCCGAGATCACCCACGAGGTGAGCGGCGTCGCCGCCGACGAACTGCGCACCTACGGCGCCGTGGCCTTCGGCCGCGGGATCGGCGAGGAGCAGCGCGCCGCGGTACGCCGCGCCTTCGCGGACGCCGGGGTCGAGGTGGCGTATGTGGACGGCCTCGCGCCGATCGTGCCGTTGCTGGTCGCCCAGATCGAGCACGCCCTGGACCGCAGTCCGGCCGAGCAGCGCCGGCTGACCCGCCTGGTGGCGGCCGACGGGGAGGCGGGCGTCGAGGTCACCTCACCCTGCCGGGTCCGCCTCACCACGTATCGCGTCGATCGTCTGTACCGGACCCATGCCCATGAGGTGTTCGACGGTGTCCTGGAGGCGGGGCGGCACCGGATCGCGCTGGACGCGAAGGCGGTGAAGGGGGAGTCGTACGTGGTGGCTCGGACGTCGGGGAGTGTCCTGGTGGAGGCGGTGGCGCTCCGCTAG
- a CDS encoding BCCT family transporter — translation MTEDLKKRGGREGPSDASGHGSTDRVVFGVTAVITVAFVIWGWAGTDSLESVSTKMLNGLIHNGGWAFMLAASCFVVFALWLAISRYGRIHLGAEGEEPEFKTVSWVAMMFSAGMGIGLMFYGVSEPLSHYTTPPPGTNPANSGERMETAMATTLFHWTLHPWAIYAVVGLGIAYSTFRKRRRQTISAVFTPLIGEKHANGAGGRVIDILAIIATVFGSAASLGLGALQIGSGFQELNWMDDVSTGLLVAIIAVLTLAFVASAISGIERGIQWLSNTNMVLALILAVFVFIAGPTIIVLDLLPTSIFAYLGDLPQLAGRTEASGGEGVADWLGSWTVFYWAWWISWTPFVGMFIARISRGRTIRQFVGGVILVPSTVSLVWFAIFGGTGMKLKEGGGLAGEDTPEGQLFGLLQEFPIATATSLLVMILVGIFFVSGADAASIVMGTLSQRGALEPGRFVVVFWGVVTGAVAAIMLLVGSGQGDALTGLQNLTILAAAPFVLVMIGMCVALMRDLRRDPVIVRGEMGSEAVELAVIEGHKRYDGDFEIKVGPGPGTEAEGDPLGHDHG, via the coding sequence ATGACTGAGGATCTGAAGAAGAGAGGTGGCCGGGAGGGTCCGTCGGACGCTTCCGGCCACGGCAGCACGGACCGAGTGGTGTTCGGCGTCACCGCCGTCATCACTGTGGCCTTCGTGATCTGGGGCTGGGCGGGCACGGACTCGCTGGAGAGCGTGTCCACGAAGATGCTGAACGGCCTGATCCACAACGGCGGCTGGGCCTTCATGCTCGCCGCCTCGTGTTTCGTCGTCTTCGCGCTCTGGCTCGCGATCAGCCGCTACGGCCGCATCCACCTGGGCGCCGAGGGCGAGGAACCCGAGTTCAAGACCGTCTCCTGGGTCGCGATGATGTTCAGCGCCGGCATGGGCATCGGCCTGATGTTCTACGGCGTCAGCGAGCCGCTCTCGCACTACACGACCCCGCCCCCGGGCACGAACCCCGCCAACTCCGGCGAACGCATGGAGACGGCGATGGCGACCACCCTCTTCCACTGGACGCTGCACCCCTGGGCGATCTACGCGGTGGTCGGCCTCGGCATCGCCTACAGCACCTTCCGCAAGCGCCGGCGCCAGACGATCAGCGCGGTCTTCACCCCGCTGATCGGGGAGAAGCACGCCAACGGCGCCGGGGGACGGGTGATCGACATCCTCGCGATCATCGCCACCGTCTTCGGCTCCGCCGCCTCGCTGGGCCTGGGCGCCCTCCAGATCGGCTCCGGCTTCCAGGAGCTGAACTGGATGGACGACGTGAGCACCGGTCTGCTCGTCGCGATCATCGCGGTACTGACCCTCGCCTTCGTGGCCTCCGCCATCTCCGGCATCGAGCGGGGCATCCAGTGGCTGTCCAACACCAACATGGTGCTCGCCCTGATCCTCGCGGTCTTCGTGTTCATCGCGGGCCCCACGATCATCGTGCTCGACCTGCTGCCCACGTCGATCTTCGCGTACCTCGGCGACCTGCCGCAGCTCGCCGGCCGCACCGAGGCCAGCGGCGGCGAGGGCGTCGCGGACTGGCTCGGCAGCTGGACCGTCTTCTACTGGGCCTGGTGGATCTCCTGGACGCCCTTCGTCGGCATGTTCATCGCCCGGATCAGCCGGGGCCGCACCATCCGGCAGTTCGTCGGTGGCGTCATCCTCGTGCCCAGCACCGTCAGCCTCGTCTGGTTCGCGATCTTCGGCGGTACGGGGATGAAGCTGAAGGAGGGCGGCGGACTCGCCGGCGAGGACACCCCCGAGGGTCAACTCTTCGGCCTCCTCCAGGAGTTCCCCATCGCGACCGCCACCAGTCTGCTGGTGATGATCCTGGTCGGCATCTTCTTCGTCTCCGGAGCCGACGCCGCCTCCATCGTGATGGGCACGCTCTCCCAGAGGGGCGCTCTGGAACCCGGCCGCTTCGTCGTCGTGTTCTGGGGTGTGGTGACCGGAGCCGTCGCCGCCATCATGCTGCTCGTCGGCAGCGGCCAGGGCGACGCGCTCACCGGCCTGCAGAACCTCACGATCCTGGCAGCCGCGCCCTTCGTCCTCGTGATGATCGGCATGTGCGTCGCCCTCATGCGCGACCTGCGCCGGGACCCCGTCATCGTGCGCGGCGAGATGGGCTCCGAGGCCGTCGAACTCGCCGTGATCGAAGGCCACAAGAGGTACGACGGCGACTTCGAGATCAAGGTCGGCCCGGGCCCCGGCACCGAGGCGGAGGGCGACCCGCTGGGCCACGACCACGGCTGA
- a CDS encoding M14 family metallocarboxypeptidase: protein MTRPRTRTLTFAAAALAASLVAVPAQAADSPPRTGFEESNGARWTTQPEEQSFLRAVDKASDRVSVTRIGTTKQDRPLQLVRIGTRPTPNKVLLVCSQHGDEPSGREACLSTVRDLAFAKDRQTRRFLERTTLLVVPTANPDGRAADTRGNSDGVDINRDHLALATAEGRAMAAVVRDQRPDVIYDLHEYGATPPYYDKDLFDLWPRNLNTDADVHDEARTLSQSYVRPAAAGSGHSTGTYGIWTDPVTGEPIKQVAGDGQERILRNMSGIKHSVGLLIESRVDPLTDEEKADESLNNRRRVYSQLAALDGLFDFTEVRRGQVESATGRARLAGFADTGPVYVGGADNDQPEPAEVIQDPPCGYRLTTDQYRQVKDELALHGVKSKATSTGALVPLRQSLRALVPLLLDERAPYRITAGEPDTDCSNG from the coding sequence GTGACCCGCCCCCGAACCCGCACCCTGACCTTTGCCGCGGCAGCCCTCGCCGCGTCCCTCGTGGCGGTCCCCGCCCAGGCCGCCGACTCCCCGCCCCGCACCGGCTTCGAGGAGTCGAACGGCGCCCGCTGGACGACCCAGCCCGAGGAGCAGAGTTTCCTCAGGGCCGTCGACAAGGCGAGCGACCGGGTCTCCGTCACCCGTATCGGTACGACGAAGCAGGACCGCCCGCTCCAACTGGTCCGGATCGGTACCCGCCCCACCCCCAACAAGGTGCTCCTGGTGTGCAGCCAGCACGGCGACGAGCCCTCCGGCCGCGAGGCCTGTCTGTCCACCGTCCGCGACCTGGCCTTCGCGAAGGACCGGCAGACCCGGCGCTTCCTGGAGCGCACCACCCTGCTCGTCGTGCCCACCGCCAACCCCGACGGCCGGGCCGCCGACACCCGGGGCAACAGCGACGGCGTGGACATCAACCGCGACCACCTCGCGCTGGCGACCGCCGAGGGACGCGCCATGGCCGCGGTCGTCCGTGACCAGCGCCCCGACGTGATCTACGACCTGCACGAGTACGGCGCCACACCCCCGTACTACGACAAGGACCTGTTCGACCTGTGGCCGCGCAACCTCAACACGGACGCCGACGTCCACGACGAGGCGCGGACCCTGTCCCAGTCGTATGTGCGCCCCGCCGCCGCGGGCTCCGGTCACTCGACGGGCACGTACGGCATCTGGACCGACCCCGTTACCGGCGAGCCGATCAAGCAGGTCGCCGGCGACGGTCAGGAACGCATTTTGCGGAACATGTCCGGCATCAAGCACTCGGTGGGCCTGCTCATCGAGAGCCGCGTCGATCCCCTGACCGACGAGGAGAAGGCCGACGAGTCGCTCAACAACCGGCGTCGGGTGTACTCCCAACTAGCGGCGCTGGACGGCCTGTTCGACTTCACCGAGGTCCGTCGCGGACAGGTCGAGTCGGCGACCGGCAGGGCCCGGCTCGCGGGCTTCGCCGACACCGGGCCCGTCTACGTCGGCGGCGCCGACAACGACCAGCCGGAACCCGCCGAGGTGATCCAGGACCCGCCCTGCGGCTACCGGCTCACCACCGACCAGTACCGGCAGGTGAAGGACGAACTGGCGCTGCACGGAGTGAAGTCGAAGGCGACCTCCACGGGCGCCCTGGTCCCGCTCCGCCAGTCCCTGCGCGCCCTCGTCCCACTGCTCCTCGACGAGCGCGCCCCGTACCGCATCACGGCCGGTGAGCCCGACACCGACTGCTCAAACGGCTGA
- a CDS encoding ABC-F family ATP-binding cassette domain-containing protein: MTATLVAKNLAAGHGDRSLFSGLDLVVAPGDVIGLVGANGAGKSTLLRLLAGLLAPEEGELRLSPPTATVGHLPQEPERRPGETVRAFLARRTGVAEAQRVMDEATQALVDGAPGSDDAYATSLERWLDLGGADLDERAEEVADSLGLAVDLDQPMTSLSGGQAARAGLASLLLSRYDIFLLDEPTNDLDLDGLERLERFVGGLRAGTVVVSHDREFLTRTVTKVLELDLAQRQINLYGGGYEAYLEEREVARRHARDDFEEYADKKAALQDRAQMQRSWMDKGVKNARRKANNDNDKIGRKFRSEASEKQAAKARQTQRMIERLEVVEEPRKEWELRMEIASAPRSGAVVATLRHAEVRRGDFILGPVTLQIDWADRVAVTGANGAGKSTLLGALLGRVPLTAGQATLGSGVLIGEVDQARKLFHGEESLLDAFYAAVPDTEPAEVRTLLAKFGLKADHVLRSAATLSPGERTRAALALLQGKGVNLLVLDEPTNHLDLPAIEQLESAMDAYEGTLLLVTHDRRMLDAVHVTRRLEVADGKVTER, from the coding sequence GTGACCGCAACCCTCGTCGCCAAGAACCTCGCCGCCGGCCACGGCGACCGCTCCCTGTTCAGTGGGCTCGACCTCGTCGTGGCGCCCGGAGACGTGATCGGCCTGGTCGGGGCCAACGGCGCGGGCAAGTCCACGCTGCTGCGCCTGCTCGCCGGGCTGCTCGCACCGGAGGAGGGCGAGCTGAGGCTCTCCCCGCCGACCGCGACCGTCGGTCACCTCCCGCAGGAGCCCGAGCGGCGCCCCGGCGAGACCGTGCGGGCGTTCCTGGCCCGCCGCACCGGAGTCGCCGAGGCCCAGCGCGTGATGGACGAGGCGACGCAGGCCCTCGTCGACGGTGCGCCGGGCTCGGACGACGCGTACGCCACGAGCCTGGAGCGCTGGCTCGACCTGGGCGGCGCCGACCTCGACGAGCGGGCGGAGGAGGTCGCCGACTCGCTGGGCCTGGCGGTCGACCTGGACCAGCCGATGACGTCCCTGTCGGGCGGCCAGGCGGCCCGCGCGGGGCTGGCCTCGCTCCTGTTGTCCCGCTACGACATCTTCCTGCTGGACGAGCCGACGAACGACCTCGACCTCGACGGCCTGGAGCGCCTGGAACGCTTCGTCGGCGGCCTGCGCGCCGGGACCGTCGTCGTCAGCCACGACCGCGAGTTCCTCACCCGCACGGTCACCAAGGTCCTCGAACTCGACCTCGCCCAGCGGCAGATCAACCTCTACGGCGGTGGCTACGAGGCCTACCTGGAGGAGCGCGAGGTGGCCCGTCGGCACGCCCGCGACGACTTCGAGGAGTACGCCGACAAGAAGGCCGCCCTCCAGGACCGGGCGCAGATGCAGCGCTCCTGGATGGACAAGGGCGTCAAGAACGCACGCCGCAAGGCGAACAACGACAACGACAAGATCGGCCGCAAGTTCCGCAGCGAGGCCAGCGAGAAGCAGGCCGCGAAGGCCCGCCAGACCCAGCGCATGATCGAGCGCCTGGAGGTCGTCGAGGAGCCGCGCAAGGAGTGGGAACTGCGCATGGAGATCGCGTCGGCGCCACGCTCGGGCGCGGTGGTCGCGACCCTGCGGCACGCCGAGGTCCGGCGCGGCGACTTCATCCTGGGCCCGGTGACCCTGCAGATCGACTGGGCCGACCGGGTGGCGGTCACGGGCGCCAACGGCGCGGGCAAGTCGACGCTGCTGGGCGCCCTGCTGGGCCGCGTCCCGCTGACCGCGGGGCAGGCGACGCTCGGCTCCGGCGTCCTGATCGGCGAGGTCGACCAGGCCCGCAAGCTCTTCCACGGCGAGGAGTCCTTGCTGGACGCCTTCTACGCGGCGGTCCCCGACACGGAACCGGCGGAAGTCCGCACCCTCCTGGCCAAGTTCGGCCTGAAGGCGGACCACGTCCTGCGCTCGGCGGCCACCCTCTCCCCGGGCGAACGGACCCGCGCGGCCCTCGCCCTCCTCCAGGGCAAGGGCGTCAACCTCCTGGTCCTGGACGAGCCCACGAACCACCTCGACCTGCCGGCCATCGAGCAACTGGAATCGGCCATGGACGCCTACGAGGGCACCCTGCTCCTGGTCACCCACGACCGGCGCATGCTCGACGCGGTCCACGTCACCCGCCGCCTGGAGGTCGCCGACGGCAAGGTGACCGAACGCTAG
- a CDS encoding PfkB family carbohydrate kinase, protein MSRDIDVLVLGGAGVDTIVYVPELPLPYADSYMIDSGIRTRAGQTGDFVAVGLRALGLRTHHVDFLGDDPEGDLVRALHREHGIALTAIPQPAGTKRAVNLVGPDGRRLSLYDTSRAHADDRFPEDTLRTLAGASRQAHVSITHPCTHALPILREAGLTLSTDLHNWDGENPYHEPFAYTADVVFLSAAALTAPERTMRRIAERGRAEVVVATAGAEGAYLLTDGEVTHVPPVAPPAPVVDSNGAGDAFAAAFLHGRLAGEPPHRCALYGAVAGAHACTVPSTETAPMDVTELLRRTATL, encoded by the coding sequence TTGAGCCGCGACATCGACGTTCTCGTGCTGGGCGGGGCCGGGGTGGACACCATCGTGTACGTCCCCGAGCTGCCGCTCCCGTACGCCGACAGCTACATGATCGACAGCGGGATCCGCACCCGCGCCGGCCAGACCGGGGACTTCGTCGCGGTCGGCCTGCGCGCCCTCGGCCTGCGCACCCACCACGTCGACTTCCTCGGCGACGACCCCGAGGGCGACCTCGTCCGCGCCCTGCACCGCGAGCACGGCATCGCCCTGACCGCGATCCCGCAGCCGGCCGGCACCAAGCGCGCGGTCAACCTGGTCGGGCCGGACGGACGCCGGCTCTCCCTGTACGACACCAGCAGGGCACACGCGGACGACCGGTTCCCCGAGGACACGCTGCGGACGCTCGCCGGGGCGAGCCGTCAGGCGCATGTGTCGATCACCCACCCCTGCACCCACGCCCTGCCCATCCTCCGCGAGGCCGGCCTCACCCTCTCCACCGACCTCCACAACTGGGACGGCGAGAACCCGTACCACGAGCCGTTCGCGTACACCGCCGACGTGGTGTTCCTCTCCGCGGCCGCCCTGACCGCCCCGGAGCGGACCATGCGCCGTATCGCCGAGCGGGGCAGGGCCGAGGTGGTCGTCGCCACCGCCGGAGCCGAGGGCGCGTACCTCCTGACCGACGGCGAGGTCACGCACGTTCCCCCGGTGGCCCCACCGGCGCCGGTGGTGGACTCCAACGGCGCCGGCGACGCCTTCGCGGCCGCCTTCCTCCACGGCCGTCTGGCCGGCGAGCCACCGCACCGGTGCGCTCTGTACGGCGCGGTGGCCGGCGCCCATGCCTGCACGGTGCCGTCGACGGAGACGGCCCCGATGGACGTGACCGAACTACTCAGGCGCACTGCCACGCTCTGA
- a CDS encoding Xaa-Pro dipeptidyl-peptidase: protein MPKRMRFTIWRQLAAVATAALLATFLAPATAHAAPRESRPVHSYENAIREAVWVDTGLDLDRDGEKDRVAVDVVRPREAAAQGRKVPVIMDASPYYSCCGRGNESQKKTYDANGAVVRMPLFYDNYFVPRGYAFVGVDLAGTNRSDGCVDVGGRSDILSAKAVVDWLNGRAKAYTTRTGTTKAEATWTNGRTGMIGKSWDGTIANGVAATGVGGLKTIVPISAISSWYDYYFQQGAPLYDSGPDALSDYVDSPDARARCGAVQQALVDGAPRTGDWTPLWTERDYVKDARKVRASVFLIHGMQDLNVRMKHVGQWWDALAKNGVERKIWLSQTGHVDPFDFRRAEWVETLHRWFDHELLGYDNGIDREPMADIERHPDQWVTSKVWPPRGTDTTTLRPAEGSQAGVGTLGLRKGNGTETFTDDPQHGETDWAAHIDRPTPDKAGFVTKPLTRDLRLSGSSEVTVTATPTTSTAHLSAVLVDLGPDTIRDYATSGEGITTLTDRTCWGASTTGDSACFKETEAKTADVDYTVVSRGWADLGNHASDRKGLPLTPGKAYTITLDLAATDHVVPAGHRLALIVAGTDKDLIDPPSTKPTLTLDLSRTKARVPLVGGAHAFARATAGSVAAAPGATPLDGVSAPRTTHRIPEGGQ, encoded by the coding sequence ATGCCGAAACGCATGCGCTTCACGATCTGGAGACAGCTCGCGGCGGTGGCCACAGCCGCCCTGCTGGCCACGTTCCTCGCCCCCGCGACGGCCCACGCCGCCCCGCGGGAGAGCAGGCCCGTCCACTCGTACGAGAACGCCATCCGCGAGGCCGTATGGGTGGACACGGGACTCGACCTCGACCGGGACGGCGAGAAGGACCGCGTCGCCGTCGACGTCGTCCGGCCCCGGGAAGCGGCCGCGCAGGGCCGCAAGGTGCCCGTCATCATGGACGCCAGCCCGTACTACTCCTGCTGCGGGCGCGGCAACGAAAGCCAGAAGAAGACGTACGACGCGAACGGCGCCGTCGTCCGGATGCCGCTGTTCTACGACAACTACTTCGTGCCTCGCGGGTACGCCTTCGTCGGCGTCGACCTCGCCGGCACCAACCGCTCCGACGGCTGCGTGGACGTCGGCGGCCGCTCCGACATCCTCTCCGCGAAGGCCGTCGTCGACTGGCTGAACGGCCGCGCCAAGGCGTACACGACCCGCACCGGCACCACCAAGGCCGAAGCGACGTGGACCAACGGCCGCACCGGAATGATCGGCAAGAGCTGGGACGGCACCATCGCCAACGGCGTCGCCGCCACCGGGGTCGGGGGCCTGAAGACCATCGTCCCGATCAGCGCCATCTCCTCCTGGTACGACTACTACTTCCAGCAGGGCGCCCCGCTGTACGACTCCGGCCCCGACGCGCTGTCCGACTACGTCGACAGCCCCGACGCCCGCGCCCGGTGCGGCGCCGTCCAGCAGGCGCTCGTCGACGGTGCCCCGCGCACCGGGGACTGGACGCCCCTGTGGACCGAGCGCGACTACGTGAAGGACGCCCGCAAGGTCCGGGCCAGCGTCTTCCTCATCCACGGCATGCAGGACCTCAACGTCCGGATGAAGCACGTCGGCCAGTGGTGGGACGCCCTCGCGAAGAACGGCGTCGAGCGCAAGATCTGGCTCTCCCAGACCGGTCACGTCGACCCCTTCGACTTCCGCCGCGCCGAGTGGGTGGAGACCCTGCACCGCTGGTTCGACCACGAACTCCTCGGCTACGACAACGGCATCGACCGCGAGCCGATGGCCGACATCGAGCGCCACCCCGACCAGTGGGTCACCTCGAAGGTCTGGCCGCCGCGCGGCACCGACACGACCACCCTGCGCCCCGCCGAGGGCAGCCAGGCCGGCGTCGGCACCCTCGGCCTGCGCAAGGGCAACGGCACCGAGACCTTCACCGACGACCCGCAGCACGGCGAGACCGACTGGGCCGCCCACATCGACCGGCCCACCCCCGACAAGGCGGGCTTCGTGACCAAGCCGCTCACCCGCGACCTGCGGCTGTCCGGCTCCTCCGAGGTCACCGTCACCGCGACCCCGACCACCTCGACGGCCCACCTCTCCGCCGTCCTGGTCGACCTCGGCCCCGACACCATCCGTGACTACGCGACCAGCGGCGAGGGCATCACCACGCTCACCGACCGCACCTGCTGGGGCGCGAGCACCACCGGCGACAGCGCCTGCTTCAAGGAGACCGAGGCCAAGACCGCCGACGTCGACTACACCGTGGTCAGCCGCGGCTGGGCCGACCTGGGCAACCACGCCTCGGACCGCAAGGGCCTGCCGCTCACCCCGGGCAAGGCGTACACGATCACCCTCGACCTGGCGGCCACCGACCACGTCGTCCCGGCCGGCCACCGCCTCGCCCTGATCGTCGCGGGCACGGACAAGGACCTGATCGACCCGCCGTCGACCAAGCCCACCCTCACCCTCGACCTCTCCCGTACGAAGGCCCGCGTCCCGCTGGTCGGCGGCGCCCACGCCTTCGCCCGCGCCACGGCGGGATCCGTCGCCGCGGCCCCCGGGGCCACGCCCCTCGACGGCGTGTCCGCACCGCGCACCACTCACCGCATCCCGGAGGGAGGCCAGTGA
- a CDS encoding putative glycolipid-binding domain-containing protein → MPRSRVITWEVSESKGVETAWIELGDGTLSGRGRAVGTVPEPYWISYELDTADAFVTRRLLVTVESASGVRTLELRHDGAGRWTANGEHLPAVDGALDCDLGLCPLTNTMPVLRHGLHLAPGERELLMAWVSVPDLAVLPSRQTYTHLGQHRIRFVSGDFRSDIDFDDDGLVVDYPGLATRFGGSGGHGTLGRVQ, encoded by the coding sequence ATGCCGAGGTCGCGTGTCATCACCTGGGAAGTGTCGGAGAGCAAGGGCGTCGAGACCGCCTGGATCGAGCTCGGCGACGGCACCCTGAGCGGCCGTGGACGGGCGGTCGGTACGGTTCCGGAGCCGTACTGGATCTCGTACGAACTCGACACGGCCGACGCCTTCGTGACCCGTCGGCTGCTGGTCACCGTGGAGTCGGCGAGCGGTGTGCGCACGCTCGAGCTGCGGCACGACGGAGCGGGCCGGTGGACGGCGAACGGTGAGCACCTGCCCGCAGTCGACGGGGCGCTCGACTGCGATCTGGGCCTGTGCCCGCTCACCAACACGATGCCGGTGCTGCGGCACGGTCTTCATCTGGCCCCCGGGGAACGGGAGTTGCTGATGGCCTGGGTGTCGGTGCCCGACCTGGCCGTCCTCCCCTCGCGGCAGACCTACACGCACCTGGGGCAGCATCGCATCCGCTTCGTCTCCGGGGACTTCCGCAGCGATATCGACTTCGACGACGACGGCTTGGTCGTCGACTACCCGGGGCTGGCGACTCGGTTCGGCGGATCCGGGGGGCACGGCACGTTGGGCCGAGTGCAGTAG